The following proteins are encoded in a genomic region of Drosophila miranda strain MSH22 chromosome 4, D.miranda_PacBio2.1, whole genome shotgun sequence:
- the LOC108161666 gene encoding uncharacterized protein LOC108161666 has protein sequence MCFKDPKNNALLAGVSAISFAIITLVIEFLSEQKDWFVYKNDWKIKAELGIWILICLAAAALLLGVFLKNRYIVLVWLVVVFACGIVLIVFYIVFIGKATEHSYIISGTLRFVVFIPFFVIWTWLPLLYYRELSGDTLFCR, from the exons ATGTGCTTCAAAGACCCAAAAAATAATGCATTGCTCGCCGGAGTAAGTGCGATATCATTTGCAATTATCACCCTAGTTATAGAATTTTTAAGTG AACAAAAAGATTGGTTCGTTTATAAAAATGATTGGAAAATTAAAGCTGAACTCGGAATATGGATTCTGATTTGTCTAGCCGCCGCTGCTCTTCTGCTGGGGGTGTTTTTG AAGAATCGTTACATTGTGCTGGTATGGCTCGTCGTAGTTTTCGCGTGCGGAATCGTTTTGATCGTTTTTTACATCGTATTTATAGGGAAAGCTACTGAACATTCTTATATTATATCAGGAACACTGAGATTTGTCGTCTTCATAC ctttttttgtgATTTGGACTTGGCTGCCACTGCTATACTATCGGGAGCTCTCTGGCGATACCCTGTTCTGTAGATAG